Proteins encoded together in one Brachyhypopomus gauderio isolate BG-103 unplaced genomic scaffold, BGAUD_0.2 sc204, whole genome shotgun sequence window:
- the LOC143502733 gene encoding uncharacterized protein LOC143502733, translating into MGHLVQYSAKGNYFASVCFPPFTLLSVSAYRSHGEKHVLISRRRVRDQQTEVEAAAHTDTCDGHDREPFALDEGIFETLHTPIRELRLIQTRQGLDRAHRMFAFTFSRMGSSATQVVEVKLQHKSIYSGLESEHWWVLNNEFYWIGAELTLHHFASASAVACIKRRGSSITDATIYLRTCSTTTSVQNIFLQTVVSTWFKGVSIGSDDIFRSSESSHTQTLETPNPAVFSSSPSPPRAPPQRPPPGF; encoded by the exons AAAAGGTAATTATTTTGCTAGCGTTTGCTTTCCCCCTTTTACGTTGCTAAGTGTTTCTGCATATCGGAGTCATGGAGAAAAACATGTTTTGATATCAAG GCGGCGGGTCCGAGATCAACAGACGGAAGTCGAAGCTGCAGCTCATACCGACACCTGCGACG GACATGATCGGGAGCCTTTTGCATTGGACGAAGGCATCTTTGAGACGCTCCATACCCCGATCCGAGAG TTGAGGCTTATACAGACTCGCCAAGGATTGGACAGAGCACATAGGATGTTTGCCTTCACCTTCTCACGAATGGGTTCTTCAGCTACACAG gtggtggaggtgaagctccAGCACAAGTCCATCTACAGTGGGCTGGAGAGTGAGCACTGGTGGGTGCTCAACAATGAATTCTACTGGATAGGTgcagag CTTACCCTCCACCACTTTGCCAGCGCTAGTGCCGTGGCCTGCATCAAG CGGAGGGGATCCAGCATCACAGACGCCACCATCTACCTGCGCACCTGTTCAACAACAACGTCGGTGCAGAATATTTTTCTG caAACGGTGGTGTCCACTTGGTTTAAGGGTGTCTCCATTGGTTCGGATGACATTTTCAGGTCATCCGAATCTAGTCATacccagaccctggagacaccgAACCCAGCTGTTTTTTCCAGCAGTCCATCCCCACCGAGAGCACCCCCTCAACGAccacctccaggcttttaa